The following proteins are co-located in the Citrobacter freundii ATCC 8090 = MTCC 1658 = NBRC 12681 genome:
- the fliF gene encoding flagellar basal-body MS-ring/collar protein FliF codes for MNELIKKVTQFLPSFSFRLDGNKRLALLAAAAIAATAIIVSVLWNGNHGYVSLYGSQENIPVSQIVTVLDGEKLEYRIDPQSGQILVPEETLSKTRMTLAAKGVQAMLPSGYELMDKDEVLGASQFVQNIRYKRSLEGELAQSIMTLDAVESARVHLALNEESSFVVSDEPQNSASVVVRLHYGSKLDLDQVNAIVHLVSGSVPDLKAAQVSVVDQAGNLLSDGIGAGEAVSAATRKRDQILKDIQDKTRASLANVLDSLVGTGNYRVSVMPDLDLSNIDETQEHYGDTPKVNREETVLDSDTNQIAMGIPGSLSNRPPLAANQVANGTNGTAPEESHQPAALSKHSENKRDYSWDRSVEHIQHPGFDIKRLNVAVVLNQSAPALKNWKPEQTTQLTALLNNAAGIDARRGDNLSLSLLNFVPQSIPVEPVVPLWKDDNILAWVRLIGCGLLALLLLLFVVRPVMKRLTAERRRTSTPELALDAAPIAIPADKPHFAAAEDERKNIELPSFPGDDSLPSQSSGLEVKLEFLQKLAMSDTDRVAEVLRQWITSNERIDNK; via the coding sequence ATGAATGAACTAATAAAAAAAGTAACTCAGTTTTTACCCTCGTTCTCTTTCAGGCTGGATGGTAATAAACGCCTGGCATTACTGGCGGCAGCGGCTATTGCGGCCACCGCCATTATTGTCAGCGTGTTGTGGAATGGCAACCACGGCTATGTTTCGCTTTACGGTAGCCAGGAGAATATCCCGGTTTCGCAGATAGTCACCGTGCTGGATGGTGAAAAACTGGAATATCGCATCGATCCGCAAAGCGGACAAATTCTGGTTCCGGAAGAGACTTTGTCTAAAACGCGAATGACGCTGGCGGCGAAAGGCGTGCAGGCCATGCTGCCCAGCGGCTATGAGCTGATGGACAAAGACGAAGTGCTGGGCGCCAGCCAGTTTGTGCAGAACATTCGCTATAAGCGGAGCCTGGAAGGCGAACTGGCGCAAAGCATTATGACGCTGGATGCTGTAGAGAGCGCCCGAGTGCATCTGGCGCTCAATGAAGAGAGTTCCTTTGTCGTCAGCGACGAGCCGCAAAACAGCGCCTCGGTGGTGGTGCGTCTGCATTATGGCAGCAAGCTGGATCTCGACCAGGTGAATGCCATCGTGCACCTGGTATCCGGCAGCGTGCCTGATTTGAAAGCTGCGCAGGTCAGCGTTGTCGACCAGGCGGGGAATTTATTGTCCGATGGTATTGGCGCGGGTGAAGCGGTTTCTGCGGCGACGCGTAAGCGCGACCAGATCCTCAAAGATATTCAGGATAAGACCCGCGCCAGTCTCGCAAATGTTCTCGACTCGCTGGTCGGAACCGGTAACTACCGGGTAAGCGTGATGCCGGATCTCGATCTGAGCAATATCGACGAAACCCAGGAGCATTACGGTGACACACCGAAGGTGAACCGTGAAGAAACGGTGCTGGATAGCGATACCAACCAGATCGCTATGGGGATCCCTGGCTCGCTGAGTAACCGTCCTCCGTTGGCGGCAAATCAGGTGGCGAATGGCACCAATGGAACCGCGCCAGAGGAGTCTCACCAGCCAGCCGCACTGTCAAAGCACAGTGAGAACAAGCGCGACTACTCGTGGGATCGTAGCGTTGAGCATATCCAGCATCCTGGTTTCGACATTAAACGTTTAAATGTGGCCGTGGTACTTAACCAGAGCGCGCCTGCGTTGAAGAACTGGAAACCGGAACAAACCACGCAATTGACGGCACTGTTAAATAACGCCGCCGGGATTGATGCCAGGCGTGGCGACAATCTGTCCTTATCGCTGCTTAATTTTGTGCCGCAGTCGATTCCCGTCGAGCCGGTGGTCCCCTTATGGAAGGATGACAACATTCTGGCCTGGGTGCGTCTGATTGGTTGCGGCCTGCTGGCTCTGCTGTTGCTGCTGTTTGTTGTTCGTCCGGTCATGAAACGGTTGACCGCCGAACGTCGCCGGACGTCGACGCCAGAGCTGGCGCTGGACGCCGCACCGATCGCGATTCCTGCGGACAAACCCCATTTTGCGGCCGCTGAAGATGAGCGCAAAAATATCGAACTGCCTTCTTTCCCTGGTGACGACAGCCTGCCTTCGCAGAGCTCCGGTCTGGAAGTGAAGCTGGAGTTCCTGCAAAAACTGGCGATGAGCGACACCGATCGCGTAGCTGAAGTTCTCAGACAATGGATTACCAGCAATGAGCGAATTGACAATAAATAA
- the fliJ gene encoding flagellar export protein FliJ yields MRQIIDTLAQLQRLRDKSVKDMTVQLAKQQQVCTGFDNNIKALGYLIQKTGTGVEVPSVESLKNVTGYKGTLRTVIAWQEQEKTLAKIKEQRIQKNLVAAACEEKIVSMTLADKRYALSNEAQVKEQKAVDEIATQCWLRQKTLGVV; encoded by the coding sequence ATGCGACAAATTATCGATACCCTGGCGCAATTGCAGCGCCTGCGGGATAAATCAGTCAAAGACATGACGGTCCAGCTGGCTAAACAGCAGCAGGTCTGTACCGGCTTTGACAATAACATCAAAGCACTGGGCTACCTGATTCAAAAAACCGGCACTGGCGTAGAGGTCCCTTCCGTTGAATCTCTCAAAAACGTGACCGGATATAAAGGCACGTTACGCACGGTTATTGCCTGGCAAGAGCAGGAGAAAACGCTGGCAAAAATTAAAGAGCAGCGTATTCAAAAAAATCTGGTTGCCGCGGCCTGCGAAGAGAAAATTGTCTCTATGACGTTGGCAGATAAGCGTTACGCGCTGAGCAATGAAGCGCAGGTAAAAGAGCAAAAAGCCGTTGATGAAATTGCTACGCAGTGCTGGTTAAGGCAGAAGACGCTGGGAGTGGTATGA
- the fliH gene encoding flagellar assembly protein FliH encodes MAIETIRGRYRLHRFPPRQRHLQAEQLTPGITPADYQRQLMDGFQEGLQKGFEQGMTEGQEQGFQEGHQKGHDEGRRQGYTEGSLAGQQEGRKQFERAAQPLEAISGKVNDYLAHVQRKQREDLLQLVEKVTRQVIRCELALQPTQLLSLVEEAISAFPAMPESLQVLLSNEEFNRIKDAAPEKVAAWGLTPSPDLQAGECRVITDKSELDIGCEHRLEQCMSALKESLLPEPTGE; translated from the coding sequence ATGGCGATTGAAACCATTCGTGGTCGTTACCGGCTGCATCGTTTTCCCCCTCGCCAGCGCCATCTCCAGGCTGAACAGCTTACGCCGGGGATCACACCGGCGGATTATCAGCGCCAACTGATGGACGGCTTCCAGGAAGGGCTGCAAAAAGGTTTTGAACAAGGGATGACAGAAGGCCAGGAGCAGGGCTTTCAGGAAGGTCATCAGAAGGGACACGATGAAGGCCGTCGTCAGGGATACACTGAAGGCAGCCTGGCCGGGCAGCAGGAAGGGCGCAAGCAGTTTGAACGAGCCGCCCAGCCGCTGGAGGCTATCTCCGGCAAAGTGAATGACTATCTGGCGCACGTTCAGCGCAAACAGCGGGAAGACCTGTTGCAGCTGGTTGAAAAGGTTACCCGCCAGGTGATTCGTTGTGAGCTGGCGCTGCAACCGACACAGCTATTATCGCTGGTCGAAGAGGCTATTTCGGCCTTTCCGGCGATGCCTGAGTCGCTACAGGTGCTGCTGAGTAACGAAGAATTTAACCGCATTAAAGATGCCGCTCCTGAGAAGGTCGCTGCATGGGGACTGACGCCATCTCCCGATCTGCAGGCGGGCGAATGCCGGGTGATTACCGATAAATCCGAGCTGGATATTGGCTGCGAGCATCGACTCGAGCAATGTATGTCGGCACTCAAAGAGTCGCTGCTGCCGGAGCCGACGGGTGAGTGA
- the fliI gene encoding flagellar protein export ATPase FliI, with amino-acid sequence MSDLSSFDNALRSIESIPLARVAGRLVRVNGILLESVGCPLVTGQLCRVESANHTLIDAQAVGFNRDITYLMPFKHPVGLMAGARVFPEEKAQEILISESWLGRVVNGLGEPLDAKGRLTGNDVLPPQAPSINPLTRRLVNQPLDVGVKAINGLLTIGKGQRVGLMAGSGVGKSVLLGMITRQTKADIVVVGLIGERGREVKEFIDHSLGAEGLAKSIVVAAPADESPLMRLKATELCHSIAAWFRDRGHHVLLLVDSLTRYAMAQREIALSLGEPPATKGYPPSAFGMIPKLVESAGNSESEGSMTAIYTVLAEGDDQQDPIVDCARAVLDGHIVLTRKLAEAGHYPAIDIGQSISRCMTQVTPNEHQQSARLLKQNYAAYMEIKPLIPLGGYVAGADPGVDKAVKAFPAIERFLRQEVSEPASLELVQSRLQVLFPQAKKTEGK; translated from the coding sequence GTGAGTGATCTTTCCAGCTTCGACAACGCGCTGCGTTCCATTGAGTCGATCCCTTTAGCCCGGGTTGCCGGACGACTGGTGCGCGTGAACGGCATTTTGCTGGAGAGCGTGGGCTGTCCGCTGGTGACAGGCCAGTTGTGCCGCGTTGAAAGCGCCAACCATACGCTGATCGACGCGCAGGCGGTGGGATTTAATCGTGATATCACCTACCTGATGCCCTTCAAACACCCCGTCGGACTGATGGCGGGCGCACGCGTATTCCCCGAAGAAAAAGCTCAGGAGATCCTGATTAGCGAAAGCTGGTTGGGGCGGGTGGTCAATGGCCTGGGCGAACCGCTGGATGCCAAAGGCCGTCTGACCGGCAATGATGTGCTGCCGCCGCAGGCACCGTCTATCAACCCCCTCACGCGTCGGTTGGTGAATCAACCGCTGGATGTGGGTGTAAAAGCAATCAACGGGTTGTTAACTATCGGCAAAGGCCAGCGCGTAGGATTGATGGCCGGCAGCGGCGTGGGAAAAAGTGTGCTGTTGGGGATGATTACCCGCCAGACCAAGGCCGACATCGTGGTGGTGGGGTTAATTGGTGAGCGTGGCCGCGAGGTGAAAGAGTTTATCGATCATTCACTGGGCGCGGAAGGGTTGGCAAAATCTATCGTCGTCGCGGCTCCGGCGGATGAGTCGCCGTTGATGCGTTTGAAAGCCACCGAACTTTGCCACTCTATCGCCGCCTGGTTTCGCGATCGCGGACATCACGTTTTACTGCTGGTGGATTCGTTAACCCGTTATGCCATGGCGCAGCGCGAGATTGCGCTGTCGCTGGGGGAACCTCCGGCGACGAAAGGCTATCCGCCATCGGCGTTCGGCATGATCCCTAAACTTGTGGAAAGCGCCGGCAACAGCGAAAGCGAAGGCTCAATGACCGCCATTTACACGGTGCTGGCGGAAGGAGACGATCAGCAGGATCCGATCGTTGACTGCGCGCGCGCGGTGTTGGATGGACATATCGTGCTGACCCGTAAGCTGGCTGAAGCCGGGCATTATCCAGCCATCGATATTGGGCAGTCGATCAGTCGATGCATGACGCAGGTTACGCCCAACGAACACCAACAGTCGGCTCGTCTGCTAAAACAAAACTACGCCGCTTATATGGAAATTAAGCCGCTGATCCCGTTGGGGGGCTATGTTGCCGGAGCCGATCCCGGCGTTGATAAAGCTGTCAAAGCGTTCCCCGCTATCGAGCGTTTTCTGCGTCAGGAGGTGAGTGAACCCGCCTCACTTGAGCTGGTGCAAAGTCGCTTACAGGTCCTTTTCCCCCAGGCAAAGAAAACGGAGGGTAAATAA
- a CDS encoding flagellar motor switch protein FliG, producing the protein MSELTINNGSNNSYLEQAAILLLCLGEEAAATVMQKLSREEVVRLSENMARLSGVKTSMAKKVINNFFDEFREQSGINGASRSMLQGILNKALGTEIASSVINGIYGDEIRSRMARLQWVEPRQLAILISEEHLQLQAVFLAFLTPEISATVLSYMNESVQNEILYRVAKLNDVNRDVVDELDRLIERGLSVLSEHGSKVKGIKQAADIVNRFQGNQQVILDQLRERDEDVLEQLQDEMYDFFILSRQSDEVRRRLLDEVPMEDWAVALKGTEALLRRSIYAVMPKRQVQQLEAITSRLGPVPVSRIEQIRREIMGIARELEEAGEIQLQLFAEQTAE; encoded by the coding sequence ATGAGCGAATTGACAATAAATAACGGCAGCAACAACAGCTACCTGGAACAGGCCGCAATTTTATTGCTGTGTCTGGGCGAGGAGGCGGCAGCTACGGTGATGCAAAAACTCAGCCGCGAAGAGGTGGTTCGCCTGAGTGAAAACATGGCGCGTCTGTCTGGGGTAAAAACCAGCATGGCCAAAAAAGTGATCAATAACTTTTTTGATGAATTCCGTGAGCAGAGTGGTATCAACGGCGCATCGCGTTCCATGCTGCAAGGGATCCTCAATAAAGCGCTGGGCACAGAAATCGCCAGTAGTGTGATCAACGGGATTTACGGTGATGAGATCCGTTCGCGGATGGCGCGTTTACAGTGGGTGGAACCGCGCCAACTGGCGATACTGATCTCAGAAGAGCATTTGCAGTTACAGGCCGTATTCCTTGCCTTCCTGACGCCAGAGATCTCGGCCACGGTACTGTCTTACATGAATGAGTCGGTGCAAAACGAGATCCTCTACCGGGTTGCCAAACTCAACGATGTAAACCGCGACGTCGTGGATGAGCTGGATCGTTTGATCGAGCGTGGGCTGTCGGTGCTTTCCGAACATGGTTCGAAAGTGAAAGGGATCAAGCAGGCCGCGGATATCGTTAACCGCTTCCAGGGGAACCAACAGGTGATCCTCGATCAGCTGCGCGAACGCGATGAAGATGTTCTCGAACAGTTGCAGGACGAAATGTACGACTTCTTTATTCTGAGCCGCCAAAGTGACGAAGTGCGCCGTCGTCTGCTCGACGAAGTGCCGATGGAAGACTGGGCAGTGGCGCTGAAAGGTACCGAAGCGCTGTTACGCCGTTCGATTTATGCCGTGATGCCTAAGCGTCAGGTACAACAACTGGAGGCGATAACCTCACGTCTGGGGCCGGTTCCGGTGAGTCGTATTGAACAGATACGCCGTGAAATCATGGGAATTGCCCGCGAGCTTGAGGAAGCGGGTGAAATTCAGCTACAGCTGTTTGCTGAACAGACGGCGGAGTAA
- a CDS encoding flagellar hook-basal body complex protein FliE, which produces MSINTIAPASTMQTQMMQDMQQMKAVAQAPVLSPMQINAVGAQSASSPVSFDRVMQGALNHVDQFQQSAEQKQTAIEMGKSDDLAGAMIASQQASLSFSALVQVRNKVASGFNDLMSMSV; this is translated from the coding sequence ATGAGCATAAATACGATAGCCCCAGCCAGTACGATGCAGACGCAAATGATGCAGGACATGCAGCAGATGAAAGCGGTCGCACAAGCCCCTGTCCTTTCGCCGATGCAGATTAACGCCGTAGGTGCGCAGTCTGCATCATCTCCGGTTTCGTTTGACCGTGTTATGCAGGGCGCGCTCAACCATGTTGATCAATTTCAGCAGAGTGCAGAGCAAAAACAAACGGCCATCGAGATGGGGAAAAGCGATGACCTGGCGGGGGCGATGATCGCCAGTCAGCAGGCATCGTTATCGTTTTCCGCGCTGGTGCAGGTACGTAATAAAGTCGCTTCCGGATTCAACGACCTGATGAGCATGTCAGTCTAA
- a CDS encoding adenylyltransferase/cytidyltransferase family protein gives MKTIITFGTFDVFHIGHLRILQRAGQLGDRLIVGISSDALNMQKKGRVPVYSQSDRMGIIAGLKCVDSVFLEESLEQKADYIRQFNADTLVMGDDWAGRFDSLSYLCEVVYFPRTPSISTTSIIEVITNQNSNL, from the coding sequence ATGAAAACGATCATTACGTTCGGCACGTTTGATGTTTTTCATATCGGGCATCTGCGTATTCTGCAACGTGCCGGGCAGTTGGGGGATCGACTGATTGTCGGTATCTCTTCAGATGCGCTAAATATGCAGAAAAAAGGCCGAGTGCCGGTTTACAGCCAAAGCGATCGCATGGGGATTATTGCCGGACTGAAATGTGTGGACAGCGTGTTTCTCGAAGAGTCGCTGGAGCAAAAAGCGGACTATATTCGCCAGTTTAACGCCGATACGCTGGTGATGGGCGATGACTGGGCAGGGCGCTTTGATAGTTTGTCGTACCTGTGCGAGGTGGTCTATTTCCCCAGAACACCATCTATATCCACCACCTCGATTATTGAGGTAATTACCAACCAAAATTCAAATCTATAA
- a CDS encoding glycosyltransferase family 9 protein → MKIRLFIETKEVTLPLQMSNFIQGMDGVVNILFTCSDKLSGKWLGENSNLVLKYNESTLLSALDKISQVLIKHSPTTLDIHVALAESYNLLIPLLMRLNALRSLIHLHVYEGEMAELVAASALEKTPVNVLDKLTSGYANAINIALNKNHHIPKEDWNIAAGYAWHKVLTTTYYLQENSAFKKSMKLPCSNVPIVDERKITDFLELFKIPFSIYSQLRKISSSSLLLLSTSPRFPSMKKQHQEALVEVILHAINECAITKDKIILFREQKDGEVDSEILRRLGYMVIKLPDLITVNLLKVLQILPVTVAGCFSDELYQVPEQNILFLLTTNLPKETDKYVSQINLDSKKNYYVNELGGVKTGSFKKRLFYCPGSMGDAIYALGCLTAFREHYDEEFIFIAHKLYHDLIISSPMVSQYWDANALTEENIIDAEIARQEDKFHFLGRWEDIVASRHMTDAFIGDDIQNHSLSNKQPIISLVSLDKSNVDDFIQVNGLQKEKIVLLHPNIGSPNRTWTEKGWNQLAKYFIAAGWKVIIIGSDNNKYQEKKMMDIDIPEAIDCINQFSMLEMIYLMERCQLLVACDSGPVALAGLTSIAICGLYSIIPAKYRLPYRNGRYGWNAMGIDTGCQYGQCGHLIMSPQFFKNKLGKEFMPPRGDEFSIWCPNDKKYRCLKKITAEYFWHQIQLFLNSDSYVGNF, encoded by the coding sequence ATGAAAATAAGACTATTCATTGAAACTAAAGAAGTTACGCTGCCGCTTCAAATGTCTAATTTTATTCAAGGTATGGATGGAGTGGTTAATATATTATTTACTTGTTCTGATAAATTGAGTGGGAAATGGCTGGGAGAGAATTCAAATCTTGTTCTTAAATATAATGAATCAACTTTACTGTCTGCGCTGGATAAAATATCGCAAGTGCTCATTAAACACTCGCCAACGACACTAGATATCCATGTTGCACTGGCTGAAAGCTATAATTTACTTATTCCGTTATTAATGAGGTTAAATGCTCTTCGGTCGTTAATCCATCTTCATGTTTATGAAGGAGAGATGGCTGAACTCGTTGCTGCTTCTGCACTTGAAAAAACCCCTGTAAATGTATTAGATAAATTAACTTCTGGGTATGCTAATGCTATAAATATTGCGTTAAATAAAAACCATCATATACCAAAAGAGGATTGGAATATTGCTGCCGGGTATGCATGGCATAAAGTATTAACAACAACATATTATCTACAGGAGAATAGCGCATTTAAAAAATCAATGAAGTTGCCTTGTAGTAATGTGCCGATAGTTGATGAGCGTAAAATAACGGATTTTCTGGAACTATTCAAGATACCATTTAGTATTTATTCTCAATTAAGAAAAATAAGCTCGTCATCTCTACTATTACTCAGCACTTCGCCTCGCTTTCCCTCTATGAAAAAACAACATCAGGAAGCGCTTGTAGAAGTTATCCTTCATGCAATAAATGAATGTGCAATTACTAAAGATAAAATTATACTCTTTCGTGAACAAAAAGATGGGGAAGTTGATAGTGAAATATTACGTCGATTAGGCTACATGGTGATCAAGCTCCCAGATTTAATCACCGTCAATTTATTAAAGGTTTTACAAATATTACCTGTAACCGTTGCCGGATGTTTTTCCGACGAACTGTATCAAGTGCCAGAGCAAAATATTCTCTTTTTGCTAACAACAAACTTACCAAAGGAGACTGATAAATACGTTAGTCAGATCAATCTCGATAGTAAAAAAAATTATTATGTAAATGAGTTGGGGGGTGTTAAAACCGGCTCGTTTAAAAAAAGGCTGTTCTATTGTCCTGGATCTATGGGGGATGCGATCTACGCTTTAGGTTGCCTGACTGCATTTAGAGAACATTATGATGAGGAATTTATCTTTATTGCACATAAATTATATCATGATCTCATCATTTCAAGTCCTATGGTTTCCCAATATTGGGATGCTAATGCATTGACAGAAGAAAATATTATTGATGCTGAGATAGCGCGTCAGGAAGATAAATTTCATTTTCTTGGCCGCTGGGAAGATATTGTTGCATCTCGACATATGACGGATGCATTTATCGGTGATGATATTCAAAACCATTCCTTGAGCAATAAACAGCCTATTATATCATTGGTATCATTAGATAAGAGCAATGTTGATGATTTTATTCAGGTTAATGGATTGCAGAAAGAAAAAATAGTTTTATTGCATCCTAATATTGGTTCTCCGAATAGGACGTGGACCGAAAAAGGATGGAATCAGCTCGCGAAATATTTTATTGCTGCAGGCTGGAAAGTTATCATTATTGGCAGCGATAATAATAAGTATCAGGAGAAGAAGATGATGGATATAGATATCCCAGAGGCTATCGATTGCATTAATCAGTTCTCTATGCTTGAGATGATTTATCTGATGGAACGCTGTCAGTTGCTGGTTGCGTGCGACTCTGGCCCAGTTGCGCTTGCTGGACTCACATCAATCGCAATTTGTGGGTTGTACTCCATTATTCCGGCCAAATATCGATTGCCTTACAGGAATGGAAGGTATGGATGGAATGCTATGGGTATTGATACGGGATGCCAGTATGGTCAATGCGGACACCTGATCATGAGTCCGCAATTCTTTAAAAACAAACTAGGTAAAGAATTTATGCCACCACGAGGTGATGAGTTTTCTATCTGGTGTCCAAATGATAAAAAATATCGATGTTTGAAGAAAATTACTGCTGAATATTTTTGGCATCAGATTCAATTATTTTTGAACTCTGATAGCTATGTGGGCAATTTTTAG